The following are from one region of the Dermacentor albipictus isolate Rhodes 1998 colony chromosome 5, USDA_Dalb.pri_finalv2, whole genome shotgun sequence genome:
- the Arr2 gene encoding arrestin, lateral eye gives MAFFVLLCLIVAVKVYKKVSPNGKVTVYIGKRDFAQRGESCDPVEGVVVVDNDYLKGRKVFGQVITTFRYGREEDEMMGLHFYRQLYLAHDQIVPERNQVTQVSDLQQRLLRKLGNSAYSFSFSLPANAPMSVTLQPGPSDRGKPLGVEYELRVYVAEDDQQKAHRRSTVNMAIRKVQYAPLTQSERQPTTVVCKGFTLSPGKVELEVVLDKEIYFHDDKINAHVSVSNYSKKNVRNIKVLVLQNTEVTLVHGHYSKVVASVDSSENCPILPGAAFSKVFHLLPLASENRDRRGIALDGLLKETDACLASSTLNHEDAIGIIISYVLRVQLYLGPMSGDLIADVPFKLAKAEPEEVYPKLQEKRIIDRSKFKKQLTREMSTNLVFEDFQWHRQISEDGE, from the coding sequence ATGGCGTTCTTCGTCTTGCTGTGTCTCATCGTCGCCGTGAAGGTGTACAAGAAAGTATCGCCCAATGGTAAGGTCACCGTTTACATCGGCAAGCGGGACTTCGCGCAGCGGGGCGAGAGCTGCGATCCCGTTGAAGGTGTTGTCGTGGTTGACAACGACTACCTCAAGGGTAGGAAAGTCTTCGGCCAAGTGATCACCACATTCCGATACGGTCGAGAAGAGGACGAGATGATGGGACTGCACTTTTACCGACAGTTGTATCTTGCCCATGACCAGATAGTGCCCGAGCGCAACCAGGTTACCCAAGTGTCTGATCTCCAGCAGCGCTTGCTTCGCAAACTGGGCAACAGCGCGTATTCCTTCAGCTTCAGTCTCCCGGCGAATGCGCCCATGTCTGTAACGCTCCAGCCTGGTCCCAGCGACCGTGGCAAACCGCTGGGTGTCGAGTACGAACTACGTGTGTACGTCGCAGAAGACGATCAACAGAAAGCGCACCGGCGCAGCACCGTCAACATGGCGATCCGCAAGGTGCAGTACGCGCCGCTCACGCAGAGCGAGCGCCAGCCGACGACCGTGGTCTGCAAGGGCTTCACCCTCAGCCCTGGCAAAGTGGAACTTGAGGTAGTGCTTGACAAGGAGATCTACTTCCACGACGACAAGATCAACGCGCACGTGTCCGTTTCCAATTACTCCAAGAAGAACGTGCGAAACATCAAGGTCCTGGTGCTGCAGAACACAGAGGTGACGCTCGTGCACGGTCATTACTCCAAGGTGGTGGCATCCGTGGACAGCAGCGAAAACTGCCCGATTCTTCCTGGTGCAGCCTTCTCCAAGGTGTTTCATCTCCTACCGTTGGCATCGGAAAATCGAGACCGGAGAGGCATTGCGTTGGATGGTCTGCTAAAAGAGACTGACGCCTGCCTAGCTTCCTCCACACTGAACCACGAGGATGCGATCGGCATTATCATTTCCTATGTCCTCAGAGTGCAGCTGTACCTGGGACCCATGTCTGGGGACTTGATTGCCGACGTTCCCTTCAAGCTTGCTAAGGCTGAGCCCGAGGAAGTCTATCCAAAACTCCAGGAAAAGAGAATCATTGACCGATCAAAGTTCAAGAAGCAGCTGACCAGGGAGATGAGCACCAATCTTGTGTTTGAGGACTTTCAATGGCACAGGCAAATCAGTGAAGATGGGGAATAG